Part of the Catalinimonas alkaloidigena genome is shown below.
GTATTTTACAGCTATGGCAGCATCAAAAGCGTTTCCTCCTTTTTTAAGGACATTTAAGCCAATTTGCGTAGCAATAGGATGGGCTGAAACTACCATCCCATTGGGGGCTACTACACCCTCACTTTCTTTTTTTGGCAGTTTCAACTCTTTTAACATTGCATCATTATCCGCTCCGCTGCTGGAACAGGAGCAAGTTAAAAAGCCAAAAATGATCACTAAACTGAATTCAATTATAGCGGCGAAACGCTGGCAGAAAAAAAGCATAAAAAGGCGTTAAATAATGAATTTAGACTAATACAAAGAATATTATTTCAATTATACCCAATATTAAAATTTATCATAAAGATAAAGTTAAAAAATTCAGTATTTTATTTTAAAACATTAAAAACTCTTTTCTACTAAGATTTTACTGCACCAAATAGTTTCCTGTTTGAAATACAAAGCTGTATAAAACCAATAATGAGCAATTCAATGAATCAGACATTACAATAAGTATTAATTACTTAGGTTAAACTTTTACTACATAATCATTTATCTTTTCTTGCAGCATGCTAACTTCGCTGCCAAGCTTAATTTGCAAATAATCACTTTTCACATGCCTAAGATTGATTTTAAGAAACAGGTATTACCACATCTGGTCGCTGTCATCATTTTTCTGATTGTCACGATCATGTTTTTTAGTCCGATGTTCTTTGAAAACAAAACTTTGCAGCAAACCGATGTGCTGATGGGCCTCTCCTCAGGGCAGGAGTTGAAAGAGTATCGTGAACGTACCGGAGAGGAAGCCCTCTGGACAAATGCCATGTTTTCGGGTATGCCAGCTTACCTGATCAGTATCCGCTATCAGGGAGAAGCGATCATTGATTTTTTGCAAAACCTTTATTCCTTTTGGTTACCCCGCCAGGCCGAAGTCATCTTCAAAGGCTTTCTTAGTTTTTATATTCTCTTAGTAATCTTTGGGGTACGCCCTTATCTGGCAATCGCTGGCGCCATAGCCTACGGGCTGGGTACTTTTAATATTGTCAGTCTGGGGGCAGGACATATCTGGAAGGTGGAAGCTATCGCCTATATGCCGCTGGTGCTGGCGGGTATCCATCTGACCTACCGGGGGAAACTGCTCTGGGGATTTACCCTTACGGCAGTAGCTCTTGCCCTGGAAATAGATAGTAACCACCTGCAAATCACCTATTACCTCCTTCTGGTAGTTTTAATCTATGGCATAGCCATGCTGGTGGACGCTATCAAAAAGAAAAATTTAAAACCGTTTGTTACCCAATCTCTCATATTGATTTTGGCAGCGGCCCTGGGTGCGGGTACCAACCTGGGAAGACTATGGAATACCTATCAGTATGGTCAATACTCTACCCGGGGACCTTCACCCCTCAGTGAAAGTGTGGCCAGTGGAGATGACGAAGGCTTAGACAGAGATTATGTATTTAACTATAGCATTGGGATAGCTGAAACCTTTACCCTGATGGTACCTGATTTTTCCGGTGGAGCTAGTAATCGTAATATCGGTATGGACTCAGAACTGGCCGAGATGCTGCAATCAGCCAATGTAAGTCGTCAGCAGATTCAGGGCTTTGTCAGCAATGCCCCTACCTACTGGGGTAGCAAACCAAGTACTGCAGGACCTACCTATGCAGGTGCAATAGTAGCTTTCCTCTTTTTCATTGGTTGTTTTTTCGCTTCCAAAAAACACCGTATCTGGCTAATCATTGCCACGGTTTTTTCCATAATGCTGAGTTGGGGTAATAATTTCAGCAGCTTCAATTACCTTATCTACGATGTGCTGCCGGGCTACAATAAATTCAGGGTAGTGGAAATGGCTTTGGTCATTGCCCTGCTGTGTATTCCTATTTTAGCCTTTCTGGGCATAGAACATTTGCTGAGAAGTGAGTGGAATGCAGGGACGAAGAAACGGTTCTTTATCGCTTCAGCAATACCTCTGGGCCTGATGCTGCTGCTGATTGTATTTGGTGGTGTATTTAGCTTTTCGGGAGCAGGCGACAGCCGCCTTGCCCAGATGGGAGGCGAGGCTATGGTAGATGCAGTAAAGGAAGATCGGGTTTCGCTACTAAGAAGTGATGCTTTTCGCACTCTATTCTTCTCACTCCTGGCTGCTGTACTGATCTTCTTTTACAAGGGTAAAAAATTTGCTTTTATCTGGCTGGCTGTAGGTATCATAGCCCTCTCTTCAGTAGACATGTGGACGGTGGCCAAAAGATTTATATCCGAAGACAACTATGTCAGGGAACGCAATAAGTTTGATGTGATGACTGCCTCGGAAGCTGATAATTTTATACTGGAACAAAATGAAAACCGTGCCCGGGTGCTCAACCTGCAAAATCCCTGGAATGATGGTATTA
Proteins encoded:
- a CDS encoding YfhO family protein codes for the protein MPKIDFKKQVLPHLVAVIIFLIVTIMFFSPMFFENKTLQQTDVLMGLSSGQELKEYRERTGEEALWTNAMFSGMPAYLISIRYQGEAIIDFLQNLYSFWLPRQAEVIFKGFLSFYILLVIFGVRPYLAIAGAIAYGLGTFNIVSLGAGHIWKVEAIAYMPLVLAGIHLTYRGKLLWGFTLTAVALALEIDSNHLQITYYLLLVVLIYGIAMLVDAIKKKNLKPFVTQSLILILAAALGAGTNLGRLWNTYQYGQYSTRGPSPLSESVASGDDEGLDRDYVFNYSIGIAETFTLMVPDFSGGASNRNIGMDSELAEMLQSANVSRQQIQGFVSNAPTYWGSKPSTAGPTYAGAIVAFLFFIGCFFASKKHRIWLIIATVFSIMLSWGNNFSSFNYLIYDVLPGYNKFRVVEMALVIALLCIPILAFLGIEHLLRSEWNAGTKKRFFIASAIPLGLMLLLIVFGGVFSFSGAGDSRLAQMGGEAMVDAVKEDRVSLLRSDAFRTLFFSLLAAVLIFFYKGKKFAFIWLAVGIIALSSVDMWTVAKRFISEDNYVRERNKFDVMTASEADNFILEQNENRARVLNLQNPWNDGITSYYHSSIGGYHGAKLGRYQDLINYYLNDELVGIIQNLQNNSTNFTNLQVLNMLNARFFKAGAAQNAVLINDQALGNVWLVGNIQKVSNADEAIEALSTADLASTAILNTSDFSMEQNSFNQQGDIQMTNYEPNELTYQADVQEESFAVFSEIYYPEGWQAYIDDEPVEHVRVNYILRGLSIPAGQHSIRFEFKPQSYYVGSSVSLVCSILLSIMLVVSLGMSAKNLRKES